A portion of the Helicobacter jaachi genome contains these proteins:
- a CDS encoding TerB family tellurite resistance protein, translating into MEIVLLLIAGVVVYFLYNTLQEYLKNPLHQSPQFNTTRTDNAPINFQNPYEELSQAQKAQSSEFGILAAIIGFVVWSDKKMCALEEQLLEDLLDDMAIESKNPKLTKEELKDIVTAQEKPSKPLEELCDEYVLLTKGEYKKRLKVVEFLFVIAYADGVLEADERECIIDIAALFEISNEDFNNLFEQFEKTYAKDVPMDLKRAKEIFGITHEMPTKEALNETYNELIKAKKQNIFDNKNSSKTFHDTSLEGIREIDKAYSLLIESAPSTAQKYDMQVPSLDAPPKTSEDKTRKDWDF; encoded by the coding sequence ATGGAAATCGTGCTTTTACTTATTGCGGGTGTGGTGGTGTATTTCCTCTACAATACTTTGCAAGAATATCTTAAAAATCCATTGCACCAAAGCCCGCAATTTAATACAACTCGCACGGATAATGCGCCTATTAATTTTCAAAATCCCTACGAGGAGCTTAGTCAAGCACAAAAAGCGCAATCTAGCGAATTTGGCATCTTAGCAGCAATCATTGGCTTTGTGGTGTGGAGCGATAAAAAGATGTGTGCGTTAGAGGAGCAGCTCTTGGAAGATTTACTTGATGATATGGCTATAGAATCTAAAAATCCAAAGCTTACTAAAGAAGAGCTAAAAGACATTGTAACCGCGCAAGAAAAGCCCTCAAAGCCACTTGAAGAGCTATGCGATGAATATGTGCTACTTACTAAAGGCGAGTATAAAAAGCGATTAAAAGTAGTTGAATTTTTATTTGTTATTGCCTATGCTGATGGCGTGCTTGAGGCAGATGAGCGCGAGTGTATTATTGATATTGCAGCATTATTTGAAATTTCAAATGAGGATTTTAATAATCTCTTTGAGCAATTTGAAAAAACATATGCCAAAGATGTGCCTATGGATTTAAAGAGGGCAAAAGAAATATTTGGCATTACTCATGAAATGCCTACAAAAGAAGCTCTAAATGAGACATACAATGAGCTTATTAAGGCAAAAAAGCAAAATATTTTTGATAATAAAAATAGCAGCAAGACTTTCCATGATACCTCGCTAGAGGGTATTAGGGAGATTGATAAGGCTTATAGTTTGCTTATAGAATCTGCACCTAGCACGGCGCAAAAGTATGATATGCAAGTGCCAAGCTTAGATGCTCCTCCCAAAACATCAGAAGATAAAACGCGCAAGGATTGGGACTTTTAG